AGGGGAAGTTGAAACGGTAGAGGATATTGCAAGATAGGATATCTTAGTAGCCAACTAACTTAGCTACTAAAATagtttcaagaaaaaatatttcttgtGTTCTTTCGTGTAGAACTGGTAATAGGATGTGATACAAGTATATACCTTGAAAAATGCTTATTTTATTGGGGATTAAGCTGTAGTATAACATATCTTATGCAGAATTGATGTCAATTGATGCAGATTTAGGATTACCATAGTTTTGGTTTTTTCAGAAATGTCTTTCTGGCTTAATGATGAATTGTTGCTCTTGATGGTTTCTACTAGATAGAGTAGCTATTTCTTGATTGTTTCAGTAACCCTTTTTGTAGTCTTTATACTTTCAAGTTGATGTCATGATATTGTTAAATAGACGTAGAATGGTGTTTGTTTCACTCTCGTAAACGggataatatttcaattttccttcaagttcCTAGGCTGTGGAAGTGTATGATTAATTTTAAACTTGTTGTTGGATTGTTATTTACATTGACCCTCCAAATGCAGCTGGAGGAAAAAGGCGCCGGACCTGGGGCAAGAAGCTCACATGCCATCACCATTGTGGGGCATAAGGTCTATTCCTTCGGGGGTGAGTTCACACCTCGTGTCCCTGTTGACAACAAATTGTACGTGTTTGATCTCAATAGCCAAGAATGGTCTGTGGCTGATGCTGCTGGGGATGTCCCTCCCCCTCGTGTAGGTGTCACTATGGCCACTGTAGGGGAGACTGTCTACATCTTTGGTGGCAGAGATGCCGAACATAAGGAGCTTAACGAGCTTTATTCTTTTGACACAACTACCAACAAATGGACCTTATTGTCTAGTGGTGATGACGATGACCCTCCTCATCGGAGCTACCACTCGATGACTGCTGATGATCGGAGGATCTATGTCTTTGGTGGTTGTGGAAATGCTGGAAGGTTAAATGATCTTTGGGGTTACGACGTTGTTGATAAGAAATGGATCAAATATCCTGTACCAGGGGAAAATTGTAAACCAAGAGGTGGACCTGGTTTGACAGTGGTCCTAGGCAAAATATGGGTTGTCTACGGATTTTCCGGTGATGAGCTTGATGATGTACATTACTTTGATACAATTGAAGAAAAGTGGATGCAAGTTGAGACAAATGGTGAAAAACCTACTGCTAGGAGTGTATTTTCAACAGTTGGGATTGGGAAATTCATTTTTATCTATGGTGGTGAAACAGACCCTAGTGACTTAGGTCATTTAGGTGCTGGGAAATTTGCGGGCGATGTCTATGCACTTGATACAGAGACACTAGTTTGGAAGCGGTGGATGGATTCCGGTGACCATCCAGGGCCACGAGGGTGGTGCGCCTTTGCTAGTGGACAGCGAGATGGCCAACAGGGGCTGCTGGTTTATGGTGGCAATACACCATGCAATGATAGGCTTGGtgacattttctttttcactcCCCTGGTGGAGATTTGAGTGCTGGAAATGACATGTTTTCAATGttgtaagaaaaaataatcttcaagtttgaatttgagtttttaGCCTTGTGTTGGATAATGGGGGAAAATATCTTCAGTACTGTTTATTGATGTTCTTATAAAGGTTTGTTCAATTTGTTAAACCAAGGTGTATGTTGTTGAAAGTCTTGCTTTCGAtcactaatttttatgtttaaatttagatataatacataaatatgtcttttCACTTGACTTCAGCTAACATTTATGTCATCTaactttgaatgtgcataattaaacatttaaacttctataaagttgaacaaataaagaCGCACATCTTACGCATCATCCAACATGATAATTTGTATCCTATGAGGTGTCctatatgtattatattaatatgacaTTTAAATTGACTTCATGTTACGTTTATGTCCTCCAACTTTGGATATGCTTAAGTacacacttaaacttgtataaagtagAACAAGTAAACacagtcctacatgacacaatacacgtaggacaaaaaatgacatgtaggatgtcAAGTAGgccatgtgtgtctatttgttcaactttatacaagtttaaatgtctacttgtgcacatccaaagatGAAGGACATAAGTGTTTGAAGCCAATTTAAAGgcatttttatgtattatgcatGTATGATATTACTAGTATTGAAAACGTGCGCTGCACGTTTATCTTCTATTACAATCTAAAATTTATGTAAGTCTGATCTCATgtctatataaatatttatcacaatatatttttataaatacgCTAAAGCTTGTATTTAATACGGTTCTATATAAAACTTACTTTTGCATCCAAAAGTAATTGAAAAGAAGGATTTCAAATATAGTCTTCTAgactaaaatatctaaatatatgtttttctataCAAATACAAGGTGACAactaattcttttcatttaacTTTCAGtaatttgtttgaaaaataagatatgtggaattatgtaaaattaattaagataatataGCATCTGATGATATGTGGAATATCAAGGAACTCTTGCTCCAAATCTAAAAAGTGCACATAAACATCACTAACTTggatgctttttttttttacactttGAGCTGGTACTTAGGTGAATGCAATAAAAAATAGGTACACCACGTAATATTCAGATATGACCATCATTAATCTAAAATGATTTTCTTCCAAAGATTGTAGCTAGCTAGGTATGATATGAAACAGGAAAAATTGTGCTCTTATAAAGTAAACGGAATAAATTTAATGACAGAAAGATAAATGTAGCACCTTTTCGATGATCAATTTACCTAACATAATTAAGTGAAATGACAAAGAAAGGAAGAAGAGAGTTTTCATCTCACTTACCCAAAGTATGTAAATCAGTGAAAACGCGTTGAATTTCTTCAATAATTgcctaaaaattaaatatcaaaagagaatatatcaaaacatgaacatgTATTAGTTACTTACTATGTTTGTTAGAAGGTCAACTTTGTGAAAAGATGAATTTTAATATCCGTAAATATATTCAACATCCATTTTCATCACATTGCAAGCTCCGTATGAAGTTTCAGaatgtatacatatatttttctccggtaaaaaaaataaaaaaatataatgaaagtgATTATTGATCCACTAATGTATTTAGAGTGAAATTAAAGATTTATTTAATAGTCATGCATTTCTCTCATAAAGCCATAATCAATACCGTACAACTCTTCATTCACCCTCTTTAATAGTAGAAGTGAACAACTATAGGTAATGGGAGAGTAATTTAGAtaggaagaaaatcaaaagCCAAAAAACTGATGAAACAATATGATatagttattatttaatatttaatttattaataatttataacattttaattaaatgtaGGGGTAAAAcggtaatttaatttttttcaatttttttttttaaatttatagtaaGGGTAAAACCGTAATTCAAtttctaactttttttgttcccacttataataatatatgatgtaggactcatgtgtctAATTGTTAAACTTGTATGTGTTTCTtggtgcacacccaaagttagAGGTATAACTATCAAATAAGACCAAGTTAAATAACACgggttttttttcaaaaaaaaaaaggacacatttatatatgataatttaaatttactCGAATTTAGtacattaaaataaacttaatctTTCATTTTCATGTTTCAAGTTTAATTAAGGgaaaagacataaattaccctcgAACGTGTATCGAAAAGTCATTTACACACTCAAATTATTGCGGCGACCTATTATACACCTAATTTTGTTCAAATTGATATTAATACCCCCTTTCGAAGACAAACCCAGTTTCTGTCAAAAGAAGTGTTGTACACGCGTTttcacatataaataaaaaaaaataattttaaaaacctTTATCTCTTGATACTTTTTTAAACCTTTCAAAAGAATATTTGGGCATCTTCCTCCTCTCATCatacttttctcttttttaaatatatttcttctttttctcca
The window above is part of the Solanum pennellii chromosome 5, SPENNV200 genome. Proteins encoded here:
- the LOC107018890 gene encoding nitrile-specifier protein 5; amino-acid sequence: MAAAATQGKWIKLEEKGAGPGARSSHAITIVGHKVYSFGGEFTPRVPVDNKLYVFDLNSQEWSVADAAGDVPPPRVGVTMATVGETVYIFGGRDAEHKELNELYSFDTTTNKWTLLSSGDDDDPPHRSYHSMTADDRRIYVFGGCGNAGRLNDLWGYDVVDKKWIKYPVPGENCKPRGGPGLTVVLGKIWVVYGFSGDELDDVHYFDTIEEKWMQVETNGEKPTARSVFSTVGIGKFIFIYGGETDPSDLGHLGAGKFAGDVYALDTETLVWKRWMDSGDHPGPRGWCAFASGQRDGQQGLLVYGGNTPCNDRLGDIFFFTPLVEI